Within Thermus sp. CCB_US3_UF1, the genomic segment GGCCTACGAGATGCGCCTGCCCACGGGGGAGGTCTGGAGCCTCCCCATCCTCCTGCAGAGCCGGGAAAAACCCAGGGTAGGCCCGGGGGACACCCTAGGCCTGGTCCACGGGAAGGAGGTGGTGGCCCTTGTCCACGTGGCCGAGGCCTACGCCCTGGACCTGGAGGCCCTGGCGCGGGAGGTGTTCGGCACAGAGAGCCCGGCCCACCCGGGGGTGGCCCGGTTTTATGCCAAGGGGCCCTACGCCCTAGGGGGGCAGGTGGAGGTGCTCAGGCCCCGGGAAAGGGGCCCCCTGGAAAAGACCCCGGAGGAGGTGCGGGCCTTCTTCCGGGAACGGGGCTGGGGGAAGGTGGTGGCCTTCCAGACCCGCAACGCCCCCCACCGGGCCCACGAGTACCTGATCCGCCTGGGTCTGGAGCTGGCCGACGGGGTCCTGGTCCACCCCATCCTGGGGGCCAAAAAGGCGGACGATTTCCCCACGGGAGTGATCCTCGAGGCCTACCAGGCCCTCTTGGAGGGCTTCCTTCCCCAGGAGCGGGTGGCCCTTTTCGGCCTGGCCACCCCCATGCGCTACGCCGGGCCCAAGGAGGCGGTCTTTCACGCCCTGGTGCGCAAGAACTTCGGGGCCACCCACTTCCTGGTAGGCCGGGACCACGCCGGGGTAGGGGACTTCTACGACCCCTACGCCGCCCACCGCATCTTTGACCGGCTCCCCCCCTTGGGCATAGAGATCCTGCGGGTGGGGGCCGTCTTCCACTGCCCCCTCTGCGGCGGCATCGCCTCGGAAAGGACCTGCCCCGAGGGGCACCGGGAGAAGCGGCTTTCCATCAGCATGACCCGGGTCCGCGCCCTCCTCCGGGCAGGCCAGGCCCCGCCCCCTGAGCTGGTGCGGCCCGAGCTTATTCCCATCCTGCAAAGAGGCCTTTAGGCCCGGGGCGGTGCCCCCATCTAGAGGCTCAGGTAGGCCTCCCGCACCCTTGGGTCCTGCAGGAGATTGGTGGCGCTCCCCTTCAGGACGATGCGCCCGTGCTCCATCACGTAAGCCCTACCCGCCACCTCCAGGCTCAGGGCCACGTTCTGCTCCACCAGGAGGACCCCCACCCCCTCCTCGGCCACCCGGCGCAGGGCCAAAAGCACCTCCTCGGCCAGCCGGGGCGAAAGGCCCAAGGAGGGTTCATCCACCAGAAGGATGCGGGGGAAGCCCATGAGGGCCCGGGCGATGGCCAGCATCTGCTGCTCCCCCCCGGAAAGGGTGCCGGCCAGCTGCCGCCTACGCTCGGCGAGGCGGGGAAAGAGGGCGTAGGCCCGGGCAAAGCCCTCCCCCTCCCGCCCTGGGGCCAGGAAGGCCGCCCCCAGGCGCAGGTTTTCCTCCACGCTCATGAGGGGGAAAAGCTGCCGCCCCTCGGGGACGTGGCCCAAGCCCAGCCGGGCCCGCCGGGCCGGGGAAAGGCCCTGGAGGTCCCTGCCATCCAGCTCCACCCTGCCCTTCCAGGGCTTAAGGAGCCCGGAGATGGTCCGGAGCAGGGTGGTCTTGCCCGCCCCATTGGCCCCCAGGAGGGCCACCAGCTCCCCCTCCTCCACCTCGAGGTCCACCCCGAAGAGGACCTGGGCCTTGGCGTAGCCCGACTCCAACCCTTCCACCCGCAGCCTCATGCCCGCCTCCCCAGGTAGGCCTCCCGCACCCGCTCCGCCTGGGCCACCGCCTCGTAAGGCCCCTCGGCGATCACCTCGCCGTAGTCCAGGACCACCACGCGGTCGGCCAGGGCCTTGACCACCGGCATCAGGTGCTCGATGAAGAGGATGGCCACCCCGCTTTCGCGGATGCGCCGCACCAGGGCGATGGCCTCCTCCGCCTCCTTGGGCCGCAGACCGGCCATGACCTCGTCCAGGAGGAGCACCTTGGGCCGGGTGGCCAGGGCCCGGGCCAGCTCCAGGCGCTTGTCCTCCAAAAGGGTCAGCTCCCCTGCCAGGGCCTCGGCCCGGGGGGCCAGGCCGGTCAGCTCCAGCACCCTTTCCACCCAGGCCTCCCCTTCCCGCCTCGAGGCGCCCGGCTTGCCAAAAAGGGCCCCCACCAGGAGGTTCTCCCGCACCGTGAGCTCCGGCAGGGGCTGGACGATCTGGAAGGCCCGGCCCAGGCCGCGGTGGGTGCGGGCCTCCGGGGGCAGGTGGGTGACCTCCTCCCCCTGGAGGAAAACCCCTCCCCCATCGGGCCTGAGGAGGCCAGAGATCACGTTCAAAAGGGTGCTCTTTCCCGCCCCGTTGGGGCCGATGACCGCCAGGATCTCCCCCTCCTCGAGGTGCAGGTGCACCGCCTTCAAGGCCCAAAGGCCCAGGAAGCGCTTGCTAACCCCCTTGACCTCCAGCAGCCTAGCCACGCCGCCCTCCCCAAAGGCCCAAGAGCCCACGGGGCAGGAAGAGGATGACCAGGACCAGGATGGCCCCGTAGACCACCAGGTACCCCTCCTTGATCCACAGGCGCAGGGCCTGCTCCAGCCCCACCAGGACCACCCCGCCCAGCAGGGGCCCTAAGGTGCTGTAAAGCCCCCCGAAGATGGGGATGACCAAGGCCTCCACCGCCCGGCCCAGGCTGAAGGCGTCGTAGGGGGAAAGGAAAAGGGCCTTCATGCCGTACACCCCCCCGGCCAGCCCCGCCACCAGGCTCCCCAGGAGGAGGGAAAGGAGCTTCACCCGCACCACCCGCACCCCCAGGACCCGGGCCACGGCCTCCGACTGGCGGGTGGCGGCCTGGGCCAGGCGGAAGGGGCTCCCCTCGGCCCAAAGGCTGAGGGCCACCGCCAGGAGGAAGGCCCCAAAGCCCAGGTAATAGGCGGCCAGGGGCCAAGCACCCCCAAAGGGCGGGGGCACGGGCAGGCCGATGGGCCCCCCGGTGAAGGCCAGGCGCAGGGTGAGGGTGCGCAGGACCTCGCTGAAGGCCAGGCTGGCGATGGCGAAGTAGAGGCCGTGGAGCCTTAAGGTAACGGCCCCCAGCACAAGGGCCCCGGCCCCGGCCAGCAAGGCCCCCAGGAGGAGGGCGGGGAGGGTCCCCAGCCCGGGGGCCAAAAGCCCGGCCCCATAGGCCCCAAGGCCGAAAAAGGCCCCGTGGGCCAAGGAAAGCTGCCCGGTGCGGGCCACCAGGTCCCAGGAGAGGGCCAAGGCGGTGAAGATGAGGACGAAGAAGCCCACGTCCAGGAGGAAGGCCCGCCACACCCCCAGGGGCAGGAAGGGCAGAAGGCCAAAGGCCAGGAGGAACCCTCCCACCGCCCAGCGCCGCGCCGATCCCCTCATACCCCCCTCCAGGCCCGGCCCACCAGGGCCAGGAAGAGCACCAGGAAAAAGACCGCCTCCACCCACCCTCCCCCGCCCGGGACATAGGTGCTCACCAGGGCCTCCGCCACGGCCAAGACCATGGCCGCCGGCACCACCCCCTTGAGGTTGCCTAGGCCCGCCAGGGCCACGATGGCGAAGGACTTCAGGGTGAAGAGGAAGCCCACGGAGGGGCTGGCGTAGAGCATCACCGAGAGCATCACCCCCGCCACCCCCGCCAAGGCGGCGGAAAGGCCAAAGGCCAGAAGGTAGACCCCATCGGCCTCAATCCCCAAAAGCCCCGGGGCCAGGCGGTTTTGCGCCACCGCCCGCACCGCCAGGCCCAGGCGGCTCCGGGTGAGGAAGAGCTGCAAGACCAGGAGCAAGGCCCCCGAGAGCAGGAAGGCCCCCAGGGGTACCGCCCCCAGGAAGAAGGGCCCCAGGGTCAGGGTGGTGGCCTGGTAGGGCGGGGCCACCACCCGGGTATCCGCGCCGAAGAGGAGGAGGGCCAGGTTCTGCAACAGGACGGAAAGGCCAAAGGTGAGGAGCATCTGGTTGAGCTCTGGGGCCCTGAGGACGGGGCGGATCAGGCCCCGATAGACCAGGGCCCCCACCAGGAAGGCGGCCAGGAAGGCCAGGCCCAGGGAGAGAAGGGGGTCCATCCCCTGGAAGGCGAAGAGCAGGTAGGAGAGGAAGGCCCCCAGCATGAGGAACTCCCCGTGGGCGAAGTTGACGATGCCCACCACCCCCAAGGAAAGGGCCAGGCCGGTGGCCACCAGGGCGTAGACCCCCGCCATGAGGAGGCCGTTGAGAAGGGTCTGGAAGAGGAGCTCCATGGTCTAGGGGGCCTCGGCCTCAGCGCAGGTAGTACTCCCCAGGGTAGCGAAGGGGCCGGGCGGCCTTTTCCTTGGGGAAGACCGGGCGGCGGGAGCCCTCGAGGTACTGGAACTGGAACCAGATCTCCGGTCCAAACCCCTGGTACTTGGTCCGGCCGGTGTCCGAGGGCTTAAAGGCCAGGGGGCCAAAGGGGGTATTCATGCGCAAGCCCGCCAGGGCCTGGGCGATCTGGTTCTTGTCCGTGCTCCCGGCTCGTTCCACCGCCAGGGCCAGGCTCTTGACGATGGTGTACCCCATGGGGGCCATGTACTCCTCCGTGACCTCCCCGTACTTCTTGCGGTAGGCCTCCACAAAGCGCCGGGACTCGGCGTTGGGCACGGTGGGCAGCCAGGCGGTCATGCCGGCCACGTCGTTGGAAAGGGGGTTTTTCTCAAAGCCGATGGGCCAGGAGGGCGGGGCCCCGTAGATGAGCTTAGGCCTGAGGCCCACCTGCCGGGCCTGGGTGGCGATGGGCAGGGCGTCCACGTCGTAGCCGATCCAGTAGAGGATATCGGGGGCGAAGGCGCGGAAGCGGGTGAGGATGGGGGTGAACTGCCCGCTGCCCGCCTTGTAGGGTTCCGCCTGGACCTGGTAGCCGAGCCGCTCCAGCTGCTGCTTGTACACCGCGATCCCTGCCGAGCCAAAGGGGCCGTCCTCGTAGAGGATGGCCACCTTCTTGGCCCCATGGTCCTTGGCCAGGGACTGGAAGAACTGCAAGGCGGCGGTCACGTTGTGGTAGTCCCAGGGGTGGTAGTGGAAGAAGAGGGGGTAGCCCTCAAAGGCCTGCTCCACCACGGAGCTGGCAGCCCCGATGCACAGGAAAAGGGGCCCGTACTGCTTCACCGGCCCGGAAAGGGCAAAGGTGACCCCGCTGGCCAGACCCCCGATCACCACGTCCACCTTGTCCACGGTCATCAGCTTGGTGAAGGCGGGGACCGCCTTGGCCGCGTCCGTGCCGTCGTCGGCCACCACCAGCTCCAGCCTCACCTTGCCCTGGGCGTTCACCTCGTCGGCGGCCAGCTGGATGCCGTTGAGGGCCGCCTTGCCCGACACCGCCGAGACCCCGGAGAGGGGGAGGATCACCCCCACCTTCAGGGAGGTTTGCGCCAGGGCCAGCCCCATGGCGAGGACCAAGAACCCGATTGCCTTTCGCATCTTCCGCCTCCTTTATTCCCTAGGGCCTTCCGCCCTCAGGTTCCTCTTCCGCCTCGTACAGCACCACCGCCTCCCCCTCGAGGACCCTCTCCCCCCGCTGGTTCTCGCAGAAGGTGTCCAAGGTGAGGACCACCCCTCCCTTTTCCCGCTCCCGCACCGCCTTGACCACCGCGGTGGCGGTGACGGTGTCCCCCAGGCGGGTGGGCTTGAGGAAGCGCAGGGTCTGGGAAAGGTAGATGGCCCCCCGGCCCGGGAGCTTGGTGCCGATGACCGTGGAGATCAGGCCCGCCACCAGGATCCCTTGGGCGATGCGGCCGCCAAAGCGGCTCCTTTGGGCGTAGACCTCGTCCACGTGCAGGGGGTTGGTGTCCCCCACCGCCCCCACGAAGAGGGCCACATGGGCCTCGGAGAGGGTCTGGGTATAGCTGGCCTTATCCCCCACCTGGAACCTCATGCCGCCACCTCCTTGAGGAACTCCCCCAGGATCTCCCGGAAAAGGCCAGGATTTTCCAGGTTCACCGAGTGGCCCACCCCTTCCAGCACCCGAAGCCTCCCCCGGGGAAAGAAGGCCGCCGTGGCCTCGGCCATGCCCCGGGTGACCAGGGGGTCCAGGGCGCCGTAGACCACCAGGACCGGTCCCGGATAGGGCCTCCCCAGGCGCCAGGCCGCCAGGGCCCGGGCGTTGCCCTGGAAGTGGGCGGGGTGCATCCCCTGGGCCTTGGCCACCAGCTCGGGGAACCAGGGGGGCCTCCGGGTGGGGGCCATGGCCGCCAGGGCCTGGGAAAGGGCCTCGCGGTTCTCCCGGTAGCTCTCCAGGATGGGGTAGTAGGCCTCCGGGGTCTCTAGGCCCGAGGGCGGGGCCGGGTTGACCAGGAGGAGGCCCCGGGTCCCTTCCGTGGCCGCCTCCATGACCACCGCCCCGCCCAGGGAATGGCCCACCAGGATGGCCCCTTCCGCCCCTTTTTCCCGCAGGAAGGCCCGCAGGGCCTCGGCATAGGCGGGGATGGAGGGGGAAAAGCCTTCAGGGGCCGGGCTCTCCCCAAAGCCGGGAAGGTCGGGGGCCAGGAGCCAGGCTCCTTCCGGGGGGTCTTCCAGAAGCTCCCGCCACCACTCCTTGCAGGCGAAGTTGCCGTGCACCAGGACCACCGGGACACCCTTTCCGCTTTCCAGATGGCTAAGCATACACCTCCTCCAGAAACTGCCGTACCGCCTGGGCGAAGGCCAGGGGCGCCTCGAGGGGGGCGGCGTGCCCCGCGGGCAGGGCCTCCAACCGCGCCCCCAGGGCCTGGGCCAGGGCCGCCGCGTACTCCCCGGGAAAAAGCAGGTCCTCCTCCCCGTAGAGCACCCGGGCGGGAAGGGCGAGGGAGGCCAGCCGTGGCCGCAGGTCCCCCAAGGAGAGAAAGCCCAGAAGGAGCCTTTCCTGGGCGGCCTCCGTGGGGGCCTGGGCCAGGAGGGGGGCTAGGCCCTCGGGGGTGAGGAGCTCGGGGTGGGCGTTGAGGAACCCCTTGCCGAAGACCCAGGGCAGGGCCACGCGGAGGCGCAAGGGGGTACCCCCCGCCCGCAGGGCCCAAAGCCAGCTTTCCGCCTTGGCCCGCAGGGCCGCATCCAGGTAGGGGGTGGTGCAGCATAGGACCAGGCCGCGGAAGCGGCCCGGGGCCTGGAGGGCCGCGGTGAGGGCCACCACCCCGCCGTTGGAAAGCCCCACCAGGACGGGGTTCTCCAGGCCAAGCCCCTCCAAGAGCTGGAGGAGGTCCTCGGCGTGCACCCCAGGGGTGTAGGGGCCATGGGGGGCCTCGCTCTCCCCCTGGCCCCGCATGTCGTAGCGGAGGAGGGTGTAGCCGGAAAGGTGGGGAACCACCGGGTCCCAGCTCTCCAGCCGCTGGAAGAGGCCGTTGAGGAGGACCACCCCCGGCCCCTCCCCTTCCAAGCGGTACCTAAGCCTGGCCATGCCCCTCCTCCCAAAGCCGCTTTAGGGCCTCCTTCTGCACCTTGCCGGGGCCGGTCTTGGGCAGGTCCTCCAGGATGACGAAGTGCTTGGGCACCTTGTAGGCGGCCAGCCGCTCCCGCAGGAAGGCCCGCAGGGCCTCGAGGTCCAAAGGGGCCCGCAGGGCCAAAAACGCCACCCCCACCTCCCCCCAGCGGGGGTCGGGCACCCCCACCACCGCCGCCTCCCGCACCGCCGGGTGGTCGTAGAGGACCCGTTCCACCTCCACCGGGTAGACGTTTTCCCCCCCGGAGATGAACATCTCCTTCCTGCGGCCCACGATGTAGAACCGCCCCCCCTCATCCCGGTAGGCCAGGTCCCCGGTCCTAAGCCAAAGCCGCTCCCCGTCGTAGACGAAGACCTTGGCGTTTTCTTCCGGGCGGCGGAAGTAGCCCTGCATGACCACCCCTCCCGAAAGCCAAAGCTCCCCCGCCTCCCCCAACCCGGCCTCCCCCCCCCTCTTCCCGCACCAGGCGGGCCCGGAGGTGGGGCATGGGCCGGCCCACGCTCTCGGGGTAGGCCTCGGCCTCCTCCAGCTCCAAGGTGAAGCAGTTGACGCCGCACTCCGTGAGGCCGTAGCCCTGCTTGAAGCGCACCCCCTTCCTGCGGAAGGCCTCCCGCACCGGGGCCGGGCAGGGGGCCCCCCCAGAGATGGCGAAGCGCACAAAGGAGAGGTCGGCCTCCCAGAAGCCTGGGGTTTCCAGGAGCATCTGGAACATGGTGGGCACCAGGAAGAGGAGGGTGGGCCGGTGGGCCCGGACCAGCTCCAGGTACTCCTCGGGGCGGAAGCGCTCCTGCAGGACCACGCTCCCCCCCAGGTAGAGAAGGGGGGTGGCCAGGGCGTTGAGGGCGGCGTGGAACATGGGGGTGGCCAGGATGTAGCGGTCCTCCCGGGAAAGCCCCCAGGCGAAGGCCGTCTGGATGGCGTTCAGAAGGAGCTGGCGGTAGGGCAGGAGGGCCCCCTTGGGCAGCCCAGTGGTCCCCCCGGTGAAGAGGAGGAGGGCGGGGTCCTCCAGGCCCACCCGGGTGGCCTCCGGGGCCTCCTCCCCCTCCAGGAGGGCCTCGAGGGGAAGGGCCTTGGGGTCCAGGGCCAAAGCGGCCTCCGCAAACCCTTCCCCATAGAAGAGCACCCGGGGCTCGGCGTAGGCGTGGAGGGCCTTGAGCTCGGGCAGGCTCAGGCGGTGGTTGAAGGGGGTGAGGATGTGGCCCAAAAGGGGCCCGGCGAAGAGGAGGTCCAGGTAAGCGGGGTGGTTCCAGGCGATGAGGCCCACCCGGTCCCCTTTCCCCACCCCAAGCCGCGCCAAAGCCCCAGCGGCCCGCCGCGCCCGCCCGTAGACCTCCCCGTAGGCGAGCCACCTTCCCCGGAACCAGACCGCGGGCCTTTCCGGATGGTAGCGGGCCAGCTGCCCCAGCCAGTTGGCCTCAAGCATAAAGCCCTCCTTCCAGGCGGAGGACGGCCGCCCCGTAGAAGTACCCCACCCCCGCCGCCGCCAGGGCCACCAGGCTCCCCTCCCGCAGCCGTCCCGCCTCCCAGGCCAGCTTGAGGGAGAGGATGGGGTCCAGCTGCCCCAGGTGGCCGAAACGCTCCAGGTACAGGCTCTGCTCCGGTCCCAGGCCCAGGCCCTCCAGGACCGCCCGGTGGGCGGAGCGCTTCATGTGGAGGAGGGCCAGGTAGTCCAGGTCGGCCTCGGCGTACCCCGCCTCGGCCAAGGCCTCCCGCACCACCTCCAGGAAAGTGGGGATGGAGGTGGCGTCCAGACGGGCCTTCATGAAGGCCGGATCCTCCACCCGCAGGCGGAACTCCCCTAGGGTTTCCGGCGTGAGGGGGGCGCGGGTACCCCCCACGGGCACCTTGACGGAGAGGGCCAGGCTGGGGTCCATGCGGTGGGCCAGGCCCAACACCCTAAGCCCCGGCCCCTCCCGGGTGAGGAGGATGGCCCCACCCCCCGCGGCCAGGTCGTAGAGGAAGCGGGTCTGGGGGTCCTGGTAGTCCACCAGGTCCCCGTTGCGGTACCCGCCGGCCACCAGCACCGCCCCCACCCCCTCCCGGGTGGCGAAAAGCCCCCGGGCCACCTCCAGGGCCCCCATGAGGGAGGCGCACTTCTGGTTGAGGTCCAGCCCCCTGGCCCCCATGGCCCCCACCTGAAGGGCCAGGTAGGGCGCCGTGGCCCAGACCGGGTAGTCCTTGTACTCCTCCACCATGGAAAGCACCCAGTCCACCCGCTCCCCCGGGAAGCCCGCGGCCTCCAGGGCGGCCTTGGCCGCCCAAGCCGCCATGGCCGCGGGGTGGTCCGAGGGGCCGGGCACGGGCTTTTGCACGATCCCCAGCTTCTCCACCACCACCTCCCGCGGCAGGCCGGAGCGCCGGGCGATCTCCTCCGCGTCCATGCGCCCTTCGGGCAGGTAAACCCCCAGGCTTCGCACGTACATCTGCCCTTACCCTAGCCCCCGGGCGTTACCCGGACGTTACACCCCCGTTCCCGCCCGCCCTGGGGCAGAATGGAGGCGTGCCCTACCCGGTGCCGCCCTCGAGGCTCCTCCCCCCGCGCACGGCCAAGGAGGTACGGCGTTCGCGCCCCTTGCGCCTCTTGGAAGAGGCCCTAAGCCATAGCCCTGGGGCCGTCCTGGCCGCCGGGGCCGGCTTTGGCAAGACCACCCTGGCCACCGAGGTGCCAGGGGTCTACCTCTCCCTGGCGGAGGAGGCCCAGGACCCCGCCGTCTTCCTCTGGCACCTCCTGGCCGCCTACCGCTCCCGGGCCCCGCTGGCCCAGGTGGAGGAACTCCTGGAGGCCGGGGCCTGGCCCAGGGCCCTGGAGGCCCTCCTCCAAGGGCTCAAGCCCCTCGGTCCCCACTTCCTGGTCCTGGACGAGGCCCACCGGGCGGAAAGCCCGGGAACCCTCAAGGTCCTCACCGGCCTCCTCCGCCTCCCCCACCTCCGCCTCCTCGTTCTCTCCCGCCGCACCACCCCCTTCGCCTTCCTCACGGTCCTGGGGGAACGGGAGCTGGCCTTCGACCCCGAGGAGGCCTGCCAGCTGGCCAAGGCCCTGGCCCCCGAGCTGCCCGCCTTTGAGGTGGAGCGGGCCCTTTCCCTGGTGAAGGGCTGGCCCTTGGGCCTGCGGGTGGTCCTCCTGGCCATGCGCCGGGGGCTCAAGCCCGAGCTGGCCCTGGAAAGCGGCGAGGGCCTCCTGGCCTACCTGGCCCACAGCCTGCCCCTAGAGGTGCTGGAGGTGGCCTCGAGGCTGGCCCTCCTGGGCGAGGTGGCCGAGGACCAAGGGGAGGCCCTCCTCCCCTACGCGGAGGACCTCCTCCTGGAGCGCCGGGAGGGGCGGCTGGTCTTCCACCCCTTGGTGCGCAGCGCCCTCAAGGGGCGGCTAGCCGCTTCCGAGGCCCGGGTGCTCCTCACCCAGGCCGCCGAGGAGGCCCTGGCCCGGGGCGAGGGGGTGCGGGCGGCGGAGTACCTCCTGGAGGCGGGGCGGGTGGGGCATGCCGCCGACCTCCTCCTGCGGCAAGGAAGGGCCTGGCTGGAACGCGGGCTCACCTACACCGTCTTGCGCCTTCTCGGCCACCTGCCGGAGGAGGTGCGCCGGGGCCGGCGGGGCCTCCTCCTCCTCGAGGCCGAGGCCCTGCGCCAGGCGGGCCGCTACGGGGAGGCGGAAGCCGCCTACCGCAAGGCCCTGGAGGCCGGGGAGGAACGGGCTTACCTGGGGCTGGTGCGGCTTTTCCTGGACACGGTGGAGCCCGCCCGGGCCAAGCCCTACCTGGAGGAGGCCCTAAAGCGCTTCCCCCAGGAGGGGAAGCCCCTCCTGGCGGAAAACCTCCTCAACGAGGGCCGCGCCGCCGAGGCCGCGGCCTTGGGCCTGGAGGGCCCCCGGCTCCTCCTCCGCCAGGGACGGCCCCAGGAGGCCTTGGCCCTCCTCCGGGAGGCCAAGGACCCGGGCCTCCACCGCCCCCCCCAGAACCACCGGGAGGGAAGCCTGCTCCGGGCCCTTCTGGAGTGCGTGGCGGGGGATGCGGAGGAAGGGCTGCGCTGGGCGGAACGGGGACGCTTGGAAGCCGAAGCCCTGGGAAGCCCCTTCGGCGTGAGCCTGGCCGAGGCCCGGCGGGGGCACGCCCTTTTAGCCCTCGGGCGATGGAAGGAGGCAGAGGAAGCCTATCGTGGGGCCCTGGCCTTGGCCGAGGGCGGGCCCGCCCGGCTCCAGGTGGAGGCCTTAGGGGGGCTGGCCGCCTTGGGGGCCCCCGGCGCCTTCGCGGAGATGGTGCGGCTAGCCCGGACCGCAGGGGACCTCTGGGTAGAGGGGTTTCTCACCCTCATGGTGGCCACGGCCCGCCTGCGGCAGGGGGAGGGCTTTCCCCTGCCCGCCCTCCCCCCCTTGGACCCCTTCCTCCAGGCCTTGGCGGAGGCCTATCCCTTCGGCGACGGCTGGGAGGGGCTTTTGCAGCGCTACCCCTTCCTGGAGGGGCGCACCCTTTTCGCCCCTCCCCTACCCCGGGTGCGCCGGGCCCTTTGGCGGCTGGGCCGGCTTTCCCTCCCCTACCATCCCGGGGTGCGGGTGGAGGTAAGGGCCCTGGGGGGCTTCGCCGTCTGGGTGGAGGGCCGGCCCGTGCGCTTCCGCCGGGAAAAGGCCCGGCTCCTTTTGGCCCTCCTCTCCGCCCGGGACTGGGAAAAGGAGGACCTCCTGGAGGCCCTGGATGTCTCCCCAGGGGAGTTCCGGGTGCTCTGGTGGGAGGTGCTCAACGCCCTGGAGCCGGGCAGGCCCCGGGGGGCGGAAGCCTACTTCCTCCGGGTGCGGCCCTACGGCCTCCGCCTCGAGGCCCCAGAGCTCTACCTGGACCTCCTGGACCCCCAAGCCCCCTTCGCCCCCCCCTACCGCGGCCTGGACCACCCTGCCCTGGACGAACGGGCCCAGGCCTACACCGAAGCCCGCCGGCACGCCCTCCTGCAAAGCCCCCGCCCCCAGGACTGGCTGGAGGCCTTGCGCCTGGACCCCCTGGAGGAGGAGGCCTGGGCCCGCCTGCAGGGCACCCCCTGGGCCGAGGAGGCCTCGCGCCTGCGGCAGGCCGCCCTGAGGGAGTTGGGGCTCTGAGGCTTGGCCTTGGCCCAGGAGGCCCTAGGCAGCCGGCCCGGTCTTTGGGGGTAAAAAGGGCCCCGCCCGCGGAAGTAAGGGCGGGCGGTCCTGGAGCTGGCGGGCCCGGAGGGATTCGAACCCCCGACCTACCGCTTAGAAGGCGGCTGCTCTGTCCCCTGAGCTACGGGCCCATGGACGAAGCCGGGGTGGGCTTCCACCCCGGCCCTCTTGGAGCGGGAGACGGGACTCGAACCCGCGACCCTCGGCTTGGAAGGCCGATGCTCTACCAACTGAGCTACTCCCGCGTGGTCGGGGCGGCCCGATTTGAACGGGCGACCCCCTGCTCCCAAAGCAGGTGCGCTACCGGCCTGCGCTACGCCCCGGGGCCAACGGCCACCCCAGAGGCCACGATAACACCTGCTTTCCAGAGGGTCAAGGCGTGCTATAATGGTCCTATGCATTTAGGTCCCGTGGAAATCCTCCTCATCCTCCTGATCATCCTGCTCCTCTTTGGGGCCAAAAAACTCCCCGAGCTGGCCCGGGGCATCGGCCAGTCGGCGCGGGAGTTTAAGAAGGGGCTCCAGGAAGGCGAGGAGAAAAGGGAAGAGCCTAAGGCCTAGGAACCTGGCCGGCCACGGGCATCCCCCCGGGGGCGTACAGGCGGTAGCCCGTGGGGCGCACGTAGGTGGCAAGGGCCAGTCCGTAGCGGCAGGCCAAGGCCACCGCAGGAAGGGTAGCCCCGGTACGGCTGGCCAGGAGGACCGCCCCCATGCCGATGGCCTTGGCGGCCATTTCCTGGCTTACCCGGCCGGTGGTGGCCACCAGGACCGGGGGCATAATCCCCTCCAGGAGCATGAAACCGGCCAGGCGGTCCACGGCGTTGTGGCGGCCAATATCCTCGTTCAGGTAGAGGAGGTGGCCGGAGAGGTCAAAAAGGGCAGCCCCGTGGATGCCCCGGGTCCGGGCGTAGCGGGCGGTGCCCTGGCGGAGCCGGGCCAGGAGGACTAGGGGAAGCTCGGGGTCCAGGGGCACCTGGGGCAGGGGGGCCAGCCGGGGCTCCCCGTAGCGGAGGCCGGCGGCGCAGCCGCTATCCCGCACCCCTAGGCCCCGCTGGGGGGCCTCGGGTAGGTCCACCAGGACCATCCCCTCCCCCACCCGCAGCCGCACCCCCTGGGGATGGGAAAGCGCCCCGCTCAGGAAAAGGTGGCCCACGGCCAGGTAAGCCTCGTCCCCCGGGGTGTAGCTGAAGGCCGACCAGGGCTCCCCATTGACCACCAGGACCAGGCG encodes:
- a CDS encoding ABC transporter substrate-binding protein, which produces MRKAIGFLVLAMGLALAQTSLKVGVILPLSGVSAVSGKAALNGIQLAADEVNAQGKVRLELVVADDGTDAAKAVPAFTKLMTVDKVDVVIGGLASGVTFALSGPVKQYGPLFLCIGAASSVVEQAFEGYPLFFHYHPWDYHNVTAALQFFQSLAKDHGAKKVAILYEDGPFGSAGIAVYKQQLERLGYQVQAEPYKAGSGQFTPILTRFRAFAPDILYWIGYDVDALPIATQARQVGLRPKLIYGAPPSWPIGFEKNPLSNDVAGMTAWLPTVPNAESRRFVEAYRKKYGEVTEEYMAPMGYTIVKSLALAVERAGSTDKNQIAQALAGLRMNTPFGPLAFKPSDTGRTKYQGFGPEIWFQFQYLEGSRRPVFPKEKAARPLRYPGEYYLR
- a CDS encoding branched-chain amino acid ABC transporter permease, encoding MRGSARRWAVGGFLLAFGLLPFLPLGVWRAFLLDVGFFVLIFTALALSWDLVARTGQLSLAHGAFFGLGAYGAGLLAPGLGTLPALLLGALLAGAGALVLGAVTLRLHGLYFAIASLAFSEVLRTLTLRLAFTGGPIGLPVPPPFGGAWPLAAYYLGFGAFLLAVALSLWAEGSPFRLAQAATRQSEAVARVLGVRVVRVKLLSLLLGSLVAGLAGGVYGMKALFLSPYDAFSLGRAVEALVIPIFGGLYSTLGPLLGGVVLVGLEQALRLWIKEGYLVVYGAILVLVILFLPRGLLGLWGGRRG
- a CDS encoding sulfate adenylyltransferase — translated: MRETLLTLTIGEDERLDLENLASGAFHPVRGFMTREEALSVAYEMRLPTGEVWSLPILLQSREKPRVGPGDTLGLVHGKEVVALVHVAEAYALDLEALAREVFGTESPAHPGVARFYAKGPYALGGQVEVLRPRERGPLEKTPEEVRAFFRERGWGKVVAFQTRNAPHRAHEYLIRLGLELADGVLVHPILGAKKADDFPTGVILEAYQALLEGFLPQERVALFGLATPMRYAGPKEAVFHALVRKNFGATHFLVGRDHAGVGDFYDPYAAHRIFDRLPPLGIEILRVGAVFHCPLCGGIASERTCPEGHREKRLSISMTRVRALLRAGQAPPPELVRPELIPILQRGL
- a CDS encoding branched-chain amino acid ABC transporter permease, translated to MELLFQTLLNGLLMAGVYALVATGLALSLGVVGIVNFAHGEFLMLGAFLSYLLFAFQGMDPLLSLGLAFLAAFLVGALVYRGLIRPVLRAPELNQMLLTFGLSVLLQNLALLLFGADTRVVAPPYQATTLTLGPFFLGAVPLGAFLLSGALLLVLQLFLTRSRLGLAVRAVAQNRLAPGLLGIEADGVYLLAFGLSAALAGVAGVMLSVMLYASPSVGFLFTLKSFAIVALAGLGNLKGVVPAAMVLAVAEALVSTYVPGGGGWVEAVFFLVLFLALVGRAWRGV
- a CDS encoding ABC transporter ATP-binding protein codes for the protein MARLLEVKGVSKRFLGLWALKAVHLHLEEGEILAVIGPNGAGKSTLLNVISGLLRPDGGGVFLQGEEVTHLPPEARTHRGLGRAFQIVQPLPELTVRENLLVGALFGKPGASRREGEAWVERVLELTGLAPRAEALAGELTLLEDKRLELARALATRPKVLLLDEVMAGLRPKEAEEAIALVRRIRESGVAILFIEHLMPVVKALADRVVVLDYGEVIAEGPYEAVAQAERVREAYLGRRA
- a CDS encoding ABC transporter ATP-binding protein is translated as MRLRVEGLESGYAKAQVLFGVDLEVEEGELVALLGANGAGKTTLLRTISGLLKPWKGRVELDGRDLQGLSPARRARLGLGHVPEGRQLFPLMSVEENLRLGAAFLAPGREGEGFARAYALFPRLAERRRQLAGTLSGGEQQMLAIARALMGFPRILLVDEPSLGLSPRLAEEVLLALRRVAEEGVGVLLVEQNVALSLEVAGRAYVMEHGRIVLKGSATNLLQDPRVREAYLSL
- a CDS encoding MaoC family dehydratase codes for the protein MRFQVGDKASYTQTLSEAHVALFVGAVGDTNPLHVDEVYAQRSRFGGRIAQGILVAGLISTVIGTKLPGRGAIYLSQTLRFLKPTRLGDTVTATAVVKAVREREKGGVVLTLDTFCENQRGERVLEGEAVVLYEAEEEPEGGRP